A window of the Bufo gargarizans isolate SCDJY-AF-19 chromosome 1, ASM1485885v1, whole genome shotgun sequence genome harbors these coding sequences:
- the KLHL26 gene encoding kelch-like protein 26 isoform X3 encodes MAESGGEEFVSLGQSRAMFTGGMREASQDVIELKGVSSRGLRHIIDFAYSAEVTLDLDCIHDVLGAAVFLQMVPVVELCEEFLKSAMSVETCLNIGQMATTFSLASLKESVDLFTFKHFLKISEEEDFLHLPLERLVFFLQSNKLKNCSEIDLFHAAIRWLQFDYSRRANASQVLCHIRFPLMKSSELVDSVQIVDIMVEDVLCRQFLLEAFNYQILPFRQHEMQSRRTIIRSDVCSLITFGGTPYTDNDRTVSTKVYYLPDLTARQFKELDEMEIGCSHACVAVLDNFVYVVGGQHLQYRSGEGAVEVCFRYDPHLNQWLRIQPMQESRIQFQLHVLYGMLFATGGRNRSGSLASVERYCPRKNEWTYVCSLKRRTWGHAGATLQGKLYISGGYGVSVDDKKALHCYDPSLDQWEFKTPMNEPRVLHAMVGTKNRIYAFGGRMDHVDRCFDVLAVEYYTPETDTWTTVSPMRAGQSEAGCCLLKHKIFIVGGYNWHLNNVTSIVQVYNTETDEWERDLHFPESFAGIACASVILPQVKTQS; translated from the coding sequence ggcGATGTTTACAGGAGGAATGAGAGAAGCCAGTCAAGATGTTATTGAACTTAAAGGAGTATCTTCTAGAGGACTGCGACATATCATTGATTTTGCATACAGTGCGGAAGTTACTCTCGATCTAGACTGCATTCATGATGTCCTTGGAGCTGCTGTTTTTCTCCAAATGGTACCTGTTGTGGAACTTTGTGAAGAGTTCCTGAAATCTGCAATGAGTGTGGAGACTTGTCTAAATATTGGGCAGATGGCAACAACTTTCAGTCTGGCCTCTCTGAAAGAATCAGTTGATTTATTCACTTTTAAACATTTTCTTAAAATTTCTGAGGAAGAAGATTTTCTTCATTTGCCTCTGGAACGGCTAGTTTTCTTCCTCCAAAGTAATAAGTTAAAAAACTGCAGTGAAATAGATTTATTTCATGCTGCAATCCGTTGGTTGCAGTTTGACTATTCCCGACGAGCAAATGCTAGTCAAGTTCTTTGCCACATTCGCTTTCCATTGATGAAGTCTTCCGAGCTGGTGGACAGTGTTCAGATTGTGGACATCATGGTAGAAGACGTGTTATGCCGACAGTTTCTGCTTGAGGCCTTCAACTACCAAATTCTTCCATTCCGCCAGCATGAAATGCAGTCTCGTAGGACCATTATTAGGTCAGATGTATGCTCACTTATAACGTTTGGTGGAACGCCTTATACCGATAATGATCGAACAGTAAGCACTAAAGTATATTACTTGCCAGATCTGACTGCTCGTCAGTTTAAAGAACTCGATGAAATGGAGATTGGTTGTAGCCATGCTTGTGTTGCAGTCCTGGACAATTTTGTATATGTTGTAGGAGGACAGCATTTGCAATATCGAAGTGGTGAAGGTGCTGTAGAAGTATGTTTTCGCTATGACCCTCATTTAAATCAGTGGCTGCGAATTCAACCCATGCAAGAGAGCAGAATTCAGTTTCAACTGCATGTCTTGTATGGCATGTTATTTGCAACTGGGGGAAGAAACAGATCAGGAAGTTTGGCATCTGTCGAAAGGTATTGTCCAAGGAAGAATGAATGGACATATGTCTGCTCTTTAAAACGCAGAACTTGGGGTCACGCAGGTGCTACACTTCAAGGCAAACTATATATTTCAGGTGGCTATGGAGTATCCGTTGATGACAAGAAAGCCTTGCATTGTTATGACCCTTCTTTAGATCAGTGGGAATTTAAGACTCCAATGAATGAGCCAAGAGTTCTTCATGCCATGGTAGGGACCAAGAACAGAATTTATGCTTTTGGTGGTAGGATGGATCATGTTGATCGATGTTTTGATGTTTTGGCCGTtgagtattacactccagagactGACACGTGGACAACTGTAAGTCCAATGAGAGCTGGACAATCAGAAGCAGGATGCTGTCTTTTAAAGCACAAAATTTTTATTGTAGGGGGCTACAACTGGCACTTGAACAATGTGACTAGCATTGTACAAGTATACAATACAGAAACTGATGAATGGGAAAGGGACTTGCATTTCCCAGAATCCTTTGCAGGAATAGCTTGTGCATCAGTTATACTACCACAGGTTAAAACTCAGAGCTAA